A genomic segment from Nodularia sphaerocarpa UHCC 0038 encodes:
- a CDS encoding glycosyltransferase family 2 protein encodes MENQKPKIVVITPVKNEAWILDRFLAVTSEFADHIIIADQNSIDGSQDICQKYPKVTLIENKSEKFNESDRQLLLIQAARDLVPEHKIILALDADEILAANAIHTQSWQAMLKAKPGTVLFFEKPDLFVTTHQCLRTGILTPLGYVDDGAEHQPQKIHSVRIPMPEYATRLHIHDIKVIHYAVTRLDAHASKLRLYSVIENVLEVSHPLGRRSRYPSKPDYLSLGKLETAAQEWFTGWEERGIDMHTIIKQKYYHYDFEVLRYFHKYGIQRFWMEDIWAYDWEACRQYAQSIGMTNIPDYQIPITSKKIDFMRIVDLTMSMSTQSYRYLGSVLKPAMKLG; translated from the coding sequence ATGGAAAACCAAAAGCCGAAAATTGTCGTAATTACACCCGTAAAAAATGAAGCTTGGATTTTAGATCGCTTTTTAGCAGTCACCAGTGAATTTGCTGATCATATAATTATTGCCGACCAAAATTCCATTGATGGTAGCCAGGATATTTGTCAGAAATATCCTAAAGTGACATTGATTGAAAACAAATCAGAGAAATTTAACGAATCAGATCGGCAGTTATTATTGATTCAAGCAGCGAGAGATTTAGTCCCAGAACATAAAATCATTTTGGCTTTGGATGCTGATGAAATTCTAGCAGCTAATGCCATCCATACTCAAAGCTGGCAAGCAATGCTCAAAGCCAAGCCAGGAACAGTTTTATTCTTTGAAAAGCCAGATTTATTTGTCACAACTCATCAATGTCTGAGAACTGGTATTTTGACACCTTTGGGTTATGTCGATGATGGTGCAGAACATCAGCCACAAAAAATTCATAGTGTGAGAATCCCTATGCCTGAATATGCTACCAGATTACATATTCATGACATCAAGGTAATTCATTATGCTGTAACTCGTTTGGATGCTCATGCGTCGAAATTACGTCTTTATAGTGTAATCGAAAATGTCTTAGAAGTTAGTCATCCTTTAGGCAGGCGATCGCGCTATCCTTCAAAACCCGATTACTTGAGTCTAGGAAAATTAGAAACTGCTGCTCAGGAGTGGTTTACAGGCTGGGAAGAACGGGGAATTGATATGCACACAATTATCAAACAAAAGTATTATCACTACGATTTTGAAGTGCTGCGTTATTTTCATAAATACGGCATTCAACGCTTTTGGATGGAAGATATTTGGGCTTATGACTGGGAAGCTTGCCGTCAATATGCTCAATCAATAGGTATGACTAATATCCCTGATTATCAAATCCCCATAACATCCAAAAAGATAGATTTTATGAGAATTGTGGATCTCACAATGTCTATGAGTACTCAATCTTATAGATATCTGGGTTCAGTTCTCAAACCCGCAATGAAGTTGGGTTAA
- the hepC gene encoding heterocyst development glycosyltransferase HepC: MTISLIPTLHNSSPEIQPHQNNHFSYCTLQWRRGQLLVKASRQTKQLHLASLHDEPLLVNCLKKSLVNLVSIDPNVGEDYLKLWVAACEQAGKPIFVRLPSRDKQGKQGSTWQKLIDWMAALFLLVLMSPVMLALFAILQMDSPGAVLTSEWQVGERGKVFRALKFSTTAKLNLTPLGRWMRKYDLDHLPQLWNVLRGEMSLMGSRSCTLENAVRLTLAGQQQVNQLSQMTDSWEESSVLHLDSQTL, encoded by the coding sequence ATGACAATTTCACTAATTCCCACTCTTCACAATTCCTCTCCTGAGATCCAGCCACACCAAAATAATCACTTTTCCTACTGTACACTCCAATGGCGGCGGGGTCAATTATTGGTGAAGGCTTCCCGACAAACTAAACAGCTTCATCTTGCTTCTTTACATGACGAGCCATTATTAGTAAATTGCTTAAAAAAATCTCTAGTAAATTTGGTGAGTATAGATCCAAATGTTGGTGAAGATTATCTCAAGCTTTGGGTTGCAGCCTGTGAACAAGCTGGTAAGCCGATATTTGTTCGCCTACCCTCTAGGGATAAACAAGGGAAACAAGGTAGCACTTGGCAAAAACTAATTGACTGGATGGCTGCTTTATTTTTGCTAGTACTCATGAGTCCAGTTATGCTGGCATTATTTGCCATTTTACAGATGGATTCACCAGGAGCAGTTTTGACTAGTGAGTGGCAGGTTGGAGAACGAGGTAAAGTATTTCGTGCGCTCAAGTTTTCTACAACTGCAAAACTTAATCTTACACCTTTAGGTCGTTGGATGCGTAAATACGATTTAGACCATCTACCCCAGTTGTGGAATGTGCTGCGCGGTGAAATGTCTTTGATGGGATCTCGTAGTTGCACTTTAGAAAATGCGGTGCGGCTAACTTTGGCGGGACAACAACAGGTAAATCAACTATCACAGATGACTGATTCATGGGAAGAATCTAGTGTATTGCATTTGGATAGCCAAACACTGTGA
- a CDS encoding glycosyltransferase family 2 protein, translating into MNNKNTGEFKTEPLVSVIIPTYNRPEYLKQAIASAINQTYQNIEIIVSDNCSPENPQTIVESFGDARIRFWRQPENLGMISNQMHGFKMARGKYVASLHDDDMWNQDFLAKLVPPLEANSDLILAFCDQYIIDSESKIQDDKTEINTRSYKRDKLAAGVHQRFDQIGLIDKSIATAAACVIRNNLIDWDSIPAEIGGMWDLYLTYLCAISGYGAYYHPEKLTLYRDHDLTDTKLSGSKNVQTKIRKGKSEIFCYQIFIEDPRLQQLKTHFQKKWLESHTTLGIGLLRNQQTELARSYLWKALKQQKFNLRTIVALTLSFIPKILANPVIGIPKAN; encoded by the coding sequence ATGAATAACAAAAATACTGGTGAATTTAAAACCGAGCCTCTGGTTAGTGTAATTATCCCGACTTATAATCGACCGGAATATTTAAAACAGGCGATCGCCAGTGCAATTAACCAGACTTATCAAAATATTGAAATCATCGTTTCTGATAACTGTAGCCCAGAAAATCCGCAAACAATTGTTGAATCTTTTGGAGATGCACGCATTCGCTTTTGGCGACAACCAGAAAATCTGGGAATGATTAGCAATCAGATGCACGGCTTCAAAATGGCACGTGGTAAATATGTCGCCAGCCTCCACGATGATGATATGTGGAATCAGGACTTTTTAGCCAAACTTGTACCACCCTTAGAAGCCAATTCTGATTTAATTCTAGCTTTCTGTGATCAATATATTATCGATAGCGAGAGCAAAATTCAAGATGATAAAACAGAAATAAATACACGCAGTTACAAGCGAGATAAACTTGCAGCAGGAGTGCATCAAAGATTTGATCAAATTGGGTTAATAGATAAAAGTATAGCCACTGCTGCCGCTTGTGTGATTCGCAATAACTTGATTGATTGGGATAGTATTCCCGCAGAAATTGGCGGGATGTGGGATTTATACTTAACCTACCTTTGCGCTATATCCGGTTATGGTGCTTACTATCATCCAGAAAAACTCACATTATATCGAGATCATGATCTAACAGACACCAAGCTGAGTGGTAGTAAAAATGTGCAGACAAAAATCCGCAAAGGCAAAAGTGAAATATTCTGTTACCAAATATTCATAGAAGATCCTCGACTACAGCAATTAAAAACACACTTTCAAAAAAAATGGTTAGAATCTCATACAACTTTAGGAATTGGTTTACTGCGAAATCAACAGACAGAACTAGCACGTTCTTACCTTTGGAAAGCACTGAAACAGCAAAAATTTAACTTGCGAACCATAGTAGCCCTAACCCTCAGCTTCATCCCAAAAATCTTAGCTAATCCAGTAATAGGAATACCAAAAGCAAACTAG
- a CDS encoding glycosyltransferase family 4 protein — protein sequence MSYALVDQKMIHHCSRADITGGGGIETYVASLVNSQIPGVSDRPINSLVNVEQKNFKLLHVHDLDMVGELQEECPAIFTLHNNSSYCPSGTKYLTNRGKVCDRIMNPLGCAWGHLVDGCGSRRPENILQDWRNANHPLRILKNLKIPVIANSDYVRQQIISNGLAPERVVTLRCGVQPPKSDNAPLNRQIHRNQRILFAGRIVPYKGVEWLIKALAHCDQGIHLDIAGDGWSQPSMEKLAQKMGLSDRITWHGWCNSEKLETLYQQCFAVVFPSLWPEPAGLVTLEAYGHYRPIIASAVGGIPEHVRHGETGILVPPDNIKQLAAAINELGSNFSQSQLMGKQGQAWFQEEFTIDVHIQRLKIIYEKTIAEFHG from the coding sequence ATGAGTTATGCATTAGTTGACCAAAAAATGATTCATCATTGCTCCCGTGCTGATATCACAGGGGGTGGTGGTATTGAAACTTATGTAGCGTCTTTGGTCAATTCTCAAATTCCTGGAGTGAGCGATCGCCCGATTAATTCTTTAGTAAATGTGGAGCAAAAAAATTTCAAATTGCTGCACGTTCACGATTTAGATATGGTAGGTGAACTACAAGAAGAATGTCCCGCTATCTTTACTTTACATAATAATTCGAGCTACTGTCCCAGTGGCACGAAATATTTAACAAATCGGGGTAAAGTGTGCGATCGCATTATGAACCCCCTGGGATGTGCTTGGGGACATTTGGTAGACGGTTGTGGTAGTCGTCGCCCGGAAAATATTTTGCAGGATTGGAGGAACGCGAATCATCCCCTCAGAATCCTGAAAAACCTGAAAATTCCGGTAATTGCTAACAGTGATTATGTGCGTCAGCAAATCATCAGTAATGGTTTAGCACCTGAAAGAGTGGTGACATTACGGTGTGGTGTACAACCGCCTAAAAGTGACAATGCACCTCTAAATCGGCAAATACACCGAAATCAGCGCATTTTGTTCGCTGGTCGCATTGTTCCTTATAAAGGAGTGGAATGGCTGATTAAAGCTTTGGCACACTGTGATCAAGGTATTCATCTTGACATTGCTGGTGATGGTTGGAGTCAGCCCAGTATGGAAAAGTTAGCACAGAAAATGGGGTTAAGCGATCGCATTACTTGGCATGGCTGGTGTAATAGCGAAAAACTCGAAACACTTTATCAACAGTGCTTTGCGGTGGTTTTTCCCAGTCTGTGGCCTGAACCTGCGGGTCTTGTCACTCTCGAAGCTTATGGTCATTATCGACCCATAATTGCGAGTGCAGTGGGAGGTATTCCCGAACACGTGCGACATGGCGAAACAGGTATTTTGGTTCCACCTGACAACATTAAACAGTTAGCTGCTGCTATCAACGAACTAGGAAGCAACTTTTCCCAAAGTCAATTAATGGGTAAACAAGGTCAGGCTTGGTTCCAGGAAGAGTTCACAATTGATGTTCATATTCAGCGTTTAAAAATCATTTACGAAAAAACTATTGCTGAGTTTCATGGCTGA
- the hepA gene encoding heterocyst formation ABC transporter subunit HepA — translation MYIQAYQILGDRFKATKFWQSNYLIFREFKHFRKVAIFALVFSFLAATFEGVSIGFLLSFLQNLTTPDAEPIQTGIAWFDTWILAAQSSAINRLYRISLLILLSTWIRAGFNYLSHVYIEISQLFLADRLRKQIFEQLQGLPLSYFATTRSGELVNTITTEIERMKQWFSGASFLMTRSITAFVYFVSMCLLSWQLTIISFLLFTLVGVGLSTLNARARETSFSTSIANGNFTSIAIEFINAIRTVQAFSTQEFERQRFYNASDKVVSTGTKVVLTWALVRPLAEAIASTILIGMIIFAFTVFVVNGTLQVASLLTFFFVLFRVVPIVQDVNGSRAHLSTLAGAADNIKELIRIDNKTYLQNGYVKFTDLQHSIDIVSADFGYDANTLVLNNITLSIEKGKTTALVGGTGAGKSTLIDLIPRFYDPTEGNVLIDGIDIRQFDIQSLRQKIAVVSQDTFIFNTTVGNNISYGTEGATEAEIRKVAQLANALEFIDEMPEGLNTQLGDRGVRLSGGQRQRIAIARALLRDPEILILDEATSALDSMTERLIQESIEQLSVGRTVIAIAHRLSTIAQADKVVVLEQGRIVEQGNYQELLQLKGKLWEYHKTQYEMGQAG, via the coding sequence ATGTATATTCAAGCTTATCAAATCCTAGGCGATCGCTTCAAGGCTACTAAATTTTGGCAAAGCAATTATTTAATATTCCGAGAATTTAAACATTTTCGTAAAGTTGCTATTTTCGCTTTAGTATTTTCCTTTCTAGCTGCTACTTTTGAAGGTGTTAGTATTGGTTTTCTGCTGTCATTTCTGCAAAATTTGACTACTCCTGATGCCGAACCAATACAAACCGGTATTGCCTGGTTTGACACATGGATTTTAGCGGCTCAGTCATCGGCAATTAATCGACTATATCGCATATCTTTACTGATTTTATTGAGTACATGGATCCGGGCTGGTTTCAATTATCTATCACACGTATACATAGAAATATCGCAATTATTTCTAGCTGACCGCTTGCGAAAACAAATTTTTGAGCAGTTGCAAGGTTTACCCTTAAGTTATTTTGCTACAACTCGCTCTGGTGAACTAGTTAATACTATTACCACTGAAATTGAAAGAATGAAACAGTGGTTTAGTGGCGCATCCTTTTTGATGACCAGAAGCATCACTGCTTTTGTCTACTTTGTCTCCATGTGTTTATTATCATGGCAGCTGACGATTATTTCTTTTCTATTATTCACTTTAGTAGGAGTAGGATTATCAACACTCAACGCCCGCGCTAGAGAAACGAGTTTTAGTACTTCCATTGCTAATGGAAACTTTACTTCCATAGCTATTGAATTTATTAATGCAATTCGCACGGTTCAGGCATTTTCTACTCAAGAGTTTGAGCGCCAACGTTTTTATAATGCCAGTGATAAAGTAGTTAGCACTGGTACTAAAGTTGTATTAACTTGGGCGCTGGTCAGACCTCTAGCTGAAGCTATAGCTAGTACGATTCTCATTGGCATGATTATTTTTGCCTTTACTGTTTTTGTTGTCAATGGAACTCTACAAGTTGCTTCTTTGCTGACATTTTTCTTTGTGCTTTTCCGGGTTGTGCCAATTGTCCAAGATGTTAATGGTAGTAGAGCGCATCTCAGCACACTCGCAGGAGCGGCGGATAATATTAAGGAGCTAATCAGAATTGACAATAAAACCTATTTACAAAATGGCTATGTCAAATTTACTGATCTACAGCATTCAATTGATATAGTTTCTGCTGATTTTGGCTACGATGCTAATACTTTAGTGTTAAATAATATTACTCTGAGTATTGAAAAGGGTAAAACTACGGCGTTAGTCGGCGGAACTGGTGCTGGTAAAAGTACATTGATTGATTTAATTCCCCGATTTTATGATCCCACAGAAGGAAATGTACTGATTGATGGCATAGATATCCGCCAATTTGATATTCAATCTTTAAGGCAGAAAATTGCTGTTGTTAGTCAGGATACGTTTATTTTTAATACTACTGTGGGGAATAATATTTCCTACGGTACAGAAGGGGCGACTGAAGCTGAAATTCGCAAAGTTGCTCAACTAGCGAATGCACTGGAATTTATTGATGAAATGCCTGAAGGCTTGAATACACAACTTGGGGATCGGGGTGTGCGATTATCTGGAGGACAACGCCAGCGAATTGCGATCGCTCGTGCTTTGCTGCGTGACCCGGAAATTCTGATTTTGGACGAAGCCACCAGCGCCCTCGATTCTATGACTGAGCGCTTGATTCAGGAATCTATTGAACAGCTATCTGTAGGTAGAACAGTGATTGCGATCGCTCACCGTCTTTCAACTATCGCCCAAGCTGATAAGGTCGTGGTTTTAGAACAAGGACGGATCGTCGAGCAAGGTAATTATCAAGAATTACTACAACTTAAAGGCAAACTCTGGGAATATCACAAAACTCAATATGAAATGGGTCAAGCTGGATAA
- a CDS encoding glycosyltransferase family 2 protein, producing the protein MRNTVLIPTYRRPLDLSRCLLALQAQTKPVDQLIIVVRDTDTETWEFLAEFHLQNFLPIQTVKVTQTGVVAALNAGLAEVEGDIFSITDDDAAPHPDWLEKINAHFISDSSIGGVGGRDWVHYGDKIEDAQQPIVGKLQWFGRVIGNHHLGVGEAREVDVLKGVNMSFRTQAIGKLQFDQRMRGTGAQVHFEMAFTLTLKRAGWKMIYDPQVAVDHYPAQRFDEDQRHNFNEIALINLVHNETLVLLEHLPRSRHFVFWLWAILVGTRESLGLIQWLRLLPSQGKISGQKLIVSWRGRWQAYQELKMTNSRLRMENFT; encoded by the coding sequence ATGAGGAATACAGTTCTCATCCCCACCTATCGCCGTCCTCTGGATCTGTCACGTTGCCTTTTGGCACTCCAAGCCCAAACTAAACCGGTTGATCAACTAATTATAGTAGTTCGGGATACGGATACCGAAACTTGGGAATTTCTCGCCGAATTTCATCTGCAAAACTTCTTACCAATTCAAACTGTCAAGGTGACACAAACCGGAGTAGTCGCAGCACTCAATGCGGGATTAGCAGAAGTAGAAGGAGACATTTTTTCTATTACTGATGATGATGCAGCACCCCATCCTGATTGGTTAGAAAAAATCAATGCTCATTTTATTAGTGATAGTAGCATTGGCGGTGTCGGTGGTCGTGATTGGGTACACTATGGTGACAAAATCGAAGATGCTCAACAGCCAATAGTTGGTAAGTTGCAGTGGTTTGGGCGGGTAATTGGTAATCATCATCTCGGAGTGGGAGAAGCCCGCGAAGTTGATGTTCTCAAAGGTGTGAATATGAGTTTTCGGACTCAAGCAATTGGAAAATTACAATTTGATCAACGGATGCGTGGGACGGGCGCGCAGGTACATTTTGAAATGGCTTTTACTCTGACTTTAAAGCGGGCTGGTTGGAAGATGATTTATGATCCACAGGTGGCGGTAGACCACTATCCTGCACAGCGTTTTGATGAGGATCAACGCCATAATTTTAATGAAATTGCTTTGATTAATTTAGTTCATAATGAAACTTTGGTTTTATTGGAACATTTGCCGCGATCGCGCCATTTTGTATTTTGGCTTTGGGCTATTTTAGTGGGGACGCGTGAGAGTTTAGGTTTAATACAATGGTTGCGACTTTTACCGAGTCAAGGTAAAATTTCTGGACAAAAATTAATTGTGTCTTGGCGGGGACGTTGGCAAGCTTATCAAGAATTGAAAATGACAAATTCTCGATTAAGAATGGAGAATTTTACTTAA
- a CDS encoding glycosyltransferase family 4 protein, translated as MKICIVTHTVQKGDGQGRVNYEVAQQAIRRGHHLTLLASNVELELQKNPQVNWIPISIKGYPTEFLRNMIFATKSTNWLRKHRQQFDIVKVNGAITNAPGDVNAVHFVHNSWLKFTAKKTQPQPNKLVYNFYQWLYTTLNARWEKEAFRKAQIVVAVSEKVAQDLREIGVPPESIKVILNGVDLQEFSPGESQRQKWQLPKGVPLALFAGDIRLARKNLDTVLQALVSVPELHLAVAGNTEASPYLQLAKSLGLSERVHFLGQRSDVPELMKAVDFLVFPSRYEPFGLVVIEAMASGLPVITASSTGAADLVTPESGIVLSDSDDAEALTQALRLLSSDRTLRQDMGKAARSVAEQHSWSNMAQTYLDLFEELINHEEYSSHPHLSPSSGSVTLPFGTPSPN; from the coding sequence ATGAAAATTTGCATTGTTACCCACACCGTACAAAAAGGCGATGGTCAGGGTAGAGTCAACTACGAAGTAGCCCAACAAGCAATTCGTCGCGGTCATCACCTGACATTATTAGCCAGTAATGTAGAATTAGAACTACAGAAAAATCCCCAAGTCAACTGGATACCCATATCTATTAAAGGATATCCCACAGAATTTCTTCGCAACATGATATTTGCCACAAAAAGTACAAATTGGTTGCGGAAACATCGCCAACAATTTGACATAGTAAAAGTTAATGGAGCAATTACCAATGCTCCTGGAGATGTAAATGCAGTGCATTTTGTGCATAATTCTTGGCTAAAATTCACCGCTAAAAAAACTCAACCGCAGCCAAATAAACTTGTATATAACTTTTACCAGTGGCTCTACACAACTTTAAATGCACGTTGGGAAAAAGAAGCTTTTCGTAAAGCGCAAATAGTAGTAGCAGTTTCTGAGAAAGTCGCCCAGGATTTACGAGAAATAGGCGTACCGCCAGAGTCCATCAAAGTAATTTTAAACGGCGTTGATTTACAAGAATTTTCCCCAGGAGAGAGCCAACGCCAAAAATGGCAACTACCAAAAGGCGTACCCCTAGCACTATTTGCAGGGGATATCAGACTGGCTCGCAAAAACTTAGACACAGTTCTACAAGCCTTAGTGTCAGTTCCTGAGTTACATCTAGCCGTAGCGGGAAATACTGAAGCAAGTCCCTATCTTCAACTAGCAAAATCACTGGGATTGAGTGAACGAGTCCATTTTTTAGGACAAAGGTCTGATGTTCCAGAACTAATGAAAGCTGTAGATTTCTTGGTTTTTCCCTCCCGTTACGAGCCGTTTGGCTTAGTGGTGATTGAAGCGATGGCTTCTGGTTTACCCGTCATTACAGCTAGTTCCACCGGTGCAGCCGATTTGGTAACACCAGAATCGGGAATAGTTTTGTCAGACTCAGATGATGCTGAAGCTTTGACACAAGCCTTGCGGTTACTCAGTAGCGATCGCACCTTGCGCCAAGACATGGGAAAAGCTGCCCGTTCCGTCGCGGAACAACATAGCTGGTCAAATATGGCACAAACTTATCTGGATTTATTTGAGGAGTTAATTAATCATGAGGAATACAGTTCTCATCCCCACCTATCGCCGTCCTCTGGATCTGTCACGTTGCCTTTTGGCACTCCAAGCCCAAACTAA